Proteins from a genomic interval of Rosa chinensis cultivar Old Blush chromosome 2, RchiOBHm-V2, whole genome shotgun sequence:
- the LOC121051317 gene encoding uncharacterized protein LOC121051317 has translation MGEVTKSDIEALTAAFTAATNTMNNRMEQQIGEIRGLLGERNNHNNNDQNRGREGGQGVRAPPREVVVHTSESESEEEIVQDEPQGQADQDYKVKHVAWRLKSTAAVWWDKLQNTRKKQRKQGVKTWRRMKQLMMERFLPDDYEQILYRLYIECVQGTRTVADYTAEFLRYSERNELGETEGQKVARYVSGLKPSIQEKIWLQTVHTMAEASNLALKAKLLEKPSRASSFQRYNYQRSTDLVNAATDKGKPTLQKTELQKTEGAFRASNPPFKGAGSSSGAQNRAPNQRFNNPYARPTIEVCYRCNKPGHRSNVCPERRTALIDDYDEEEEEVGRDSDYDGAEFAEEESPEKVNIVLQRVLLCPKEEGQRRNIFRSLCSINNKVCNLIVDNGSCENFVAKKLVEYLQLPTQPHETPYSLGWVKKGPQVRVVESCKVPVSIGRDNVMLFMWNNHKIAMAPVCQFEKSGVKKGESFLTLSGSELEMERAFKESEVFCPVVIKGLLSAEKEEVVIPKEVQDMLGEFEELISDELPDELPPMRDIQHQIDLVPGASLPNLPHYRMNMLDELEDSKVFTKIDLRSGYHHIRIKPGDEWKTAFKSKDGLRFVKNFSTITAPITECLKKGKFQWGEEQEKSFALIKEKLCTAPVLALPNFDKVFEVECDASVFRALRQWEHYLIQREFVLFTDHQALKYLNSQKTVNKMHARWELYEEDTDFKEIWTKCISNNAVADFYVNEGYLFKGNRLCIPSSSLREKLIRDLHGGGLSGHLGRDKTIASLEERYFWPQLKKDAGTIMRKCYTCQDLAMDFVLRLPRTQRGVDSVFVVVDRFSKMAHFIACKKTADASNIAKLFFREVVEFAYNSAVHSATGKSPFSLVYTAIPRHVVDLVKLPKVPGASVAAESMAKDVQFVRESIKAKLEQTNAKYKAAADKHRRVKVFREGDDVMVFLRKERFPVGTYNKLKPRKYGPFKVVKKINDNAYAVALPDSMGISNTFNVADLHEFREDEALYPEENSGSSSSEVEETDAEQMTVQFEEQLDHP, from the exons atgggtgaagttacaaAATCGGATATCGAAGCTCTCACGgcagcgtttaccgctgccaCCAATACCATGAACAATCGGATGGAGCagcagattggagaaattcgtgggTTGTTGGGAGAGAGAAACAACCACAACAACAACGATCAGAATAGAGGCAGGGAAGGAGGCCAGGGAGTTAGGGCTCCACCTAGAGAGGTTGTTGTTCATACTTCAGAATCTGAGTCTGAAGAAGAGATCGTGCAAGATGAACCTCAAGGACAAGCTGACCAagattacaaa GTTAAGCATGTTGCAtggagattgaagagtactGCTGCAGTTTGGTGGGATAAATTGCAGAACACTCGAAAGAAGCAGAGGAAGCAGGGTGTTAAaacatggcgaagaatgaagCAGTTGATGATGGAGAGGTTCTTGCCGGACGATTATGAGCAGATTTTGTATAGGTTGTATATTGAATGTGTCCAGGGAACCAGGACAGTGGCTGATTACACCGCTGAGTTCTTACGCTACTCAGAGCGTAATGAATTAGGCGAAACTGAGGGGCAGAAGGTGGCTCGATATGTCAGTGGGCTGAAGCCTTCCATTCAGGAGAAAATCTGGTTGCAAACTGTTCATACTATGGCAGAAGCttcaaacctagcattgaaGGCAAAATTGTTAGAGAAGCCTTCACGagcttcttctttccagagaTATAACTACCAAAGGAGCACAGATTTAGTAAACGCCGCAACTGACAAGGGTAAACCCACACTGCAGAAAACAGAACTGCAGAAGACAGAAGGTGCTTTTAGGGCTTCCAATCCTCCTTTTAAAGGAGCTGGCAGTTCCAGTGGTGCTCAAAACAGGGCCCCGAACCAGAGGTTTAATAACCCCTATGCTAGGCCTACAATAGAAGTTTGTTATCGCTGCAACAAGCCTGGTCATAGATCTAATGTATGCCCTGAGAGGAGAACTGCCCTTATAGACGATtatgatgaggaagaagaagaagttggaagAGATAGCGATTATGATGGGGCTGAGTTTGCGGAGGAGGAATCTCCTGAGaaggttaatattgtgttgcagcGGGTTCTACTATGTCCTAAAGAAGAGGGGCAGCGGCGCAATATTTTCAGGTCACtttgttccattaataacaaagtgtgcaatTTAATTGTGGATAATGGAAGCTGCGAAAATTTTGTAGCCAAGAAACTGGTGGAGTATTTGCAGTTACCTACGCAGCCTCATGAGACACCTTATTCCCTCGggtgggtcaagaaaggtccacaagttcgaGTTGTGGAGTCCTGCAAAGTACCGGTatccattg GCAGGGACAATGTGATGTTGTTTATGTGGAATAACcataaaattgctatggctccTGTTTGTCAATTTGAGAAATCTGGTGTGAAGAAAGGGGAGAGTTTCCTGACCTTGTCTGGCAGTGAACTTGAGATGGAGAGGGCCTTTAAAGAATCTGAGGTTTTCTGTCCAGTGGTGATAAAGGGGTTGTTAtctgcagaaaaggaagaagtggTGATCCCCAAGGAAGTGCAGGACATGTTGGGGGAATTTGAAGAGCTGATCTCGGACGAGTTGCCCGACGAACTGCCACCTATGAGAGACATTCAACATCAGATTGATTTAGTGCCTGGAGCTAGCTTGCCCAATCTACCACATTACCGCATGA ACATGCTTGATGAGCTAGAGGATTCCAAAGTGTTTACCAAGATAGACCTTCGAAGTGGATATCACCATATTCGAATCAAGCCAGGAGATGAATGGAAGACAgcttttaagagcaaggatggctt GAGGTTTGTGAAAAACTTCAGTACCATTACTGCTCCTATTACTGAATGCttgaagaaaggcaaattccaGTGGGGAGAGGAACAAGAGAAGAGCTTTGCCTTGATCAAAGAGAAGCTTTGTACTGCACCAGTTCTCGCTCTTCCTAATTTTGATAAGGTTTTtgaggttgaatgtgatgctagtg tgttccgAGCATTGAGGCAATGGGAGCACTACCTGATTCAGAGAGAATTTGTACTGTTCACGGATCATCAAGCTTTGAAGTACCTTAATAGTCAGAAAACTGTGAATAAGATGCATGCaaggtgg gagttgtatgaggAAGATACTGATTTTAAGGAGATCTGGACCAAGTGCATTAGCAATAATGCAGTTGCAGATTTTTATGTGAATGAAGGATATTTATTCAAAGGCAATCGTCTATGTATCCCTAGTTCTTCATTGCGAGAAAAATTGATTAGAGATCTGCATGGAGGGGGATTGAGTGGACACTTGGGCCGAgacaaaactattgctagccttGAGGAGAGGTATTTTTGGCCACAGTTGAAAAAGGATGCAGGAACTATCATGAGGAAGTGCTATACCTGCCAG GATCTTGCTATGGATTTTGTGCTGAGATTACCCCGTACCCAAAGAGGTGTGGATTCtgtgtttgtggtagttgacaggttctctAAGATGGCGCACTTTATAGCTTGTAAGAAAACTGCTGATGCGTCCAATATAGCCAAACTATTTTTCAGGGAGGTG gtggagtttgcttataacagtgcGGTGCATAGTGCAACAGGGAAGTCCCCATTCTCCTTAGTTTATACTGCTATTCCTCGACATGTGGTGGATTTGGTAAAGCTTCCTAAAGTTCCTGGTGCTAGTGTTGCTGCTGAAAGTATGGCCAAGGATGTGCAGTTTGTTCGCGAATCAATTAAGGCCAAGTTGGAACAAACTAATGCAAAGTATAAAGCTGCAGCTGACAAGCATCGACGAGTTAAAGTATTCCGGGAAGGTGATGACGTGATGGTGTTTCTGAGGAAGGAGCGATTTCCTGTTGGTACCTATAACAAGTTGAAGCCCAGAAAATATGGCCCTTTTAAGGTGGTGAAGAAGATCAATGATAATGCTTATGCTGTTGCACTTCCAGATTCAATGGGCATTTCTAACACTTTCAATGTTGCTGATCTGCATGAGTTCCGTGAAGATGAGGCTCTTTATCCTGAAGAGAACTCGGGGTCGAgttcttcggaggtggaggagactgatgcagAACAGATGACAGTccaatttgaagaacaattggatc ACCCATGA
- the LOC112188846 gene encoding acyl carrier protein 1, chloroplastic yields the protein MASFVSTSPIPVATLPYTAKASSSTVCQINGFSSIGGPVARGLRIMPKIKITKAAERSFPVPSCLKTTISCSIAQPETLQTVQSTIAKQLSVDESTVTPQTKFADLGADSLDTVEIMMALEEKFGVSIGEGGAENIATVQDAADLIEKVKSA from the exons ATGGCTTCTTTTGTTTCAACTTCCCCAATCCCTGTGGCCACTCTGCCTTACACTGCTAAGGCCAGCAGCAGCACAGTTTGCCAAATTAACGGCTTCTCTAGCATT GGAGGTCCAGTGGCTAGAGGGCTAAGAATTATGCCAAAGATCAAGATCACCAAGGCAGCAGAAAGATCATTTCCAGTCCCTAGTTGCTTGAAGACCACAATCTCATGTTCCATT GCTCAACCGGAAACTCTCCAAACTGTTCAAAGCACTATTGCCAAGCAACTATCCGTTGATGAAAGCACCGTCACTCCTCAGACCAAGTTCGCCGACTTGGGGGCAGATTCTCTAGACACT GTTGAAATTATGATGGCTTTGGAGGAGAAGTTTGGTGTGTCCATCGGAGAAGGGGGAGCTGAGAATATCGCTACCGTTCAAGATGCTGCTGATCTGATTGAGAAAGTGAAATCAGCATGA
- the LOC112188847 gene encoding dormancy-associated protein homolog 4 isoform X1, with protein sequence MGFLHKLWDETLAGPAPESGLGKLRKYDSLSAPRTATMVAADEAPVVTRSITILRTHSSNLGNFPADSGSPSESPTTPGTPVSPGTPTKNFRKLTRRKSSTDALRRAEPRSPTGYDWMVITALDR encoded by the exons ATGGGTTTTCTTCACAAGCTTTGGGATGAAACACTCGCCGGCCCCGCACCGGAGTCCGGCCTCGGCAAGCTCCGCAAGTACGACTCCCTCTCCGCCCCGCGCACTGCAACTATGGTCGCTGCAGATGAGGCGCCAGTTGTCACTCGGAGCATTACTATTCTTAGGACTCATTCTTCCAACCTTGGAAACTTTCCGGCTGATTCTGGCTCGCCCTCCGAGTCTCCCACCACGCCGGGAACGCCGGTCTCAC CGGGAACACCAACAAAAAATTTCAGGAAACTAACAAGGAGAAAATCATCCACGGACGCATTGCGACGCGCCGAGCCTAGAAGTCCGACTGGTTACGATTG GATGGTGATTACTGCATTGGATCGTTGA
- the LOC112188847 gene encoding dormancy-associated protein homolog 4 isoform X2 — protein MGFLHKLWDETLAGPAPESGLGKLRKYDSLSAPRTATMVAADEAPVVTRSITILRTHSSNLGNFPADSGSPSESPTTPGTPVSPGTPTKNFRKLTRRKSSTDALRRAEPRSPTGW, from the exons ATGGGTTTTCTTCACAAGCTTTGGGATGAAACACTCGCCGGCCCCGCACCGGAGTCCGGCCTCGGCAAGCTCCGCAAGTACGACTCCCTCTCCGCCCCGCGCACTGCAACTATGGTCGCTGCAGATGAGGCGCCAGTTGTCACTCGGAGCATTACTATTCTTAGGACTCATTCTTCCAACCTTGGAAACTTTCCGGCTGATTCTGGCTCGCCCTCCGAGTCTCCCACCACGCCGGGAACGCCGGTCTCAC CGGGAACACCAACAAAAAATTTCAGGAAACTAACAAGGAGAAAATCATCCACGGACGCATTGCGACGCGCCGAGCCTAGAAGTCCGACTG GATGGTGA
- the LOC112188847 gene encoding dormancy-associated protein homolog 4 isoform X3: MGFLHKLWDETLAGPAPESGLGKLRKYDSLSAPRTATMVAADEAPVVTRSITILRTHSSNLGNFPADSGSPSESPTTPGTPVSPGTPTKNFRKLTRRKSSTDALRRAEPRRW; encoded by the exons ATGGGTTTTCTTCACAAGCTTTGGGATGAAACACTCGCCGGCCCCGCACCGGAGTCCGGCCTCGGCAAGCTCCGCAAGTACGACTCCCTCTCCGCCCCGCGCACTGCAACTATGGTCGCTGCAGATGAGGCGCCAGTTGTCACTCGGAGCATTACTATTCTTAGGACTCATTCTTCCAACCTTGGAAACTTTCCGGCTGATTCTGGCTCGCCCTCCGAGTCTCCCACCACGCCGGGAACGCCGGTCTCAC CGGGAACACCAACAAAAAATTTCAGGAAACTAACAAGGAGAAAATCATCCACGGACGCATTGCGACGCGCCGAGCCTAGAA GATGGTGA